The following proteins are co-located in the Methanomassiliicoccales archaeon genome:
- a CDS encoding RDD family protein, with protein MTTGYAILESSKALQIHWLRRIAAMLIDAAIIFIPIRIALIFVTPMNQDIIAGIATGVAWFVYAGILEGKYGKTLGKHLMHLKVVSMVDQRLLRQGFIRSVPKLFWYAFLPVDTLVGLAMDGDPRQRFTDRVSLTSVITFEPELAKIKKRSQPAKKVQESIELE; from the coding sequence ATGACCACAGGGTATGCTATTCTTGAGAGCAGCAAAGCTCTTCAAATTCACTGGCTGCGAAGGATAGCGGCCATGCTGATAGATGCCGCAATAATCTTCATACCAATCAGGATAGCCTTGATATTCGTGACACCGATGAACCAGGACATCATTGCCGGCATCGCGACGGGAGTGGCATGGTTTGTCTACGCTGGTATCCTGGAGGGCAAGTACGGAAAGACGCTTGGTAAGCACCTGATGCACCTGAAGGTGGTGTCGATGGTGGACCAGAGGCTTCTCAGACAGGGATTCATAAGAAGCGTTCCAAAGCTGTTCTGGTATGCTTTCCTGCCCGTTGACACGCTGGTAGGTCTTGCCATGGATGGGGATCCAAGACAGAGGTTCACCGACAGGGTCTCATTGACGTCGGTCATAACCTTCGAGCCGGAGCTGGCTAAGATCAAGAAGAGGAGCCAACCCGCGAAGAAGGTCCAGGAATCTATTGAATTGGAATGA